From Methylobacterium radiodurans, a single genomic window includes:
- a CDS encoding MerR family DNA-binding protein: MRNLTIGRAAREAGVGVETIRFYERQGLIAQPAKGSGYRTYSPEVVARIRFIRQAQRIGFSLKEAQELLALRANPEADCADVQAQARHKIAEVDERISELLRVRAALEAVVASCPGHGGLSGCTILEALDQAPPEAAACRCDEPMKRKSP; the protein is encoded by the coding sequence ATGAGGAACCTGACGATCGGCAGGGCGGCGCGGGAGGCCGGTGTCGGCGTTGAGACCATCCGGTTCTACGAGCGCCAGGGCTTAATCGCGCAACCGGCCAAAGGGTCTGGCTATCGGACCTATTCGCCTGAGGTGGTCGCTCGCATCCGATTCATCCGGCAGGCCCAGAGGATCGGGTTCTCCCTCAAGGAGGCGCAAGAGCTCCTCGCCCTACGCGCCAATCCAGAGGCCGACTGCGCTGACGTGCAGGCCCAGGCTCGGCACAAGATCGCCGAGGTGGACGAGAGGATCTCCGAGCTCCTGCGCGTCCGCGCCGCCTTGGAGGCTGTGGTCGCCTCGTGCCCGGGCCACGGCGGCCTGAGCGGCTGCACCATCCTGGAAGCCCTCGACCAGGCACCGCCGGAAGCGGCCGCGTGTCGATGCGACGAGCCGATGAAGAGGAAGTCACCATGA
- a CDS encoding heavy-metal-associated domain-containing protein, whose protein sequence is MYRLKVEKMGCGGCTKAVARAVQAVEPNARIDVDLGAKIVTVSGVAGPVDQIAQAIAAAGYPAEPLRAAG, encoded by the coding sequence ATGTACCGCTTAAAGGTCGAGAAGATGGGGTGCGGCGGCTGTACCAAGGCCGTGGCCCGCGCCGTCCAAGCCGTCGAGCCCAATGCCCGGATCGACGTGGACCTGGGGGCCAAGATCGTCACCGTGTCCGGCGTCGCGGGGCCGGTCGACCAGATCGCCCAGGCCATCGCTGCCGCCGGCTACCCCGCAGAGCCGCTGCGCGCGGCGGGTTGA
- a CDS encoding efflux RND transporter periplasmic adaptor subunit gives MSTRFAAALHAVALLAAVLAGPALAHEGHDHGTAPPPVSKTIAPRGEALSDAFELVAIPRDGTLTLFLDRFRTNEPVTGATIEVETPEGPKTAAATDEGGYALPAPWLAKPGRHDLVATVTAGDAVDVLTVAVTVPDPASQATAAPAKPAPAQAALSRASEFARGLRERLTAKDPILVAAVAVAFLLGVLVTALARGRRGAPAVALLAIGITLVLGTAAFAHGDEDHGAPVQGAALIEPRAPGSSDLAQRLPDGSVFVPKPTQRLLVLRTTMTEQGSFHRSVELPGRIIPDPNASGVVQSSVGGRLSPPPSGLFPRLGTKVRKGDVLATVTPPVQAVDVSDMRQRQGELDQQIAIVERRVERYRKLATTGAVATTQLDDAVAELNGLHDRRAALDKIRQQPETLVAPVDGVVAQATAVAGQMAAPGAMVFQIVDPNRLWVEALSFDALTAAQNATARLADGRSLKLAYQGTGLADRNQAIPVQFAVSGDASGLRVGQFVTVLAGTDTEQSGLALPRAAVVRTGNGQDVVYEHTTAERFEARPVRVEPLDGGRVLVAEGIGPGKRVVTQGAELLDQVR, from the coding sequence ATGTCGACCCGTTTTGCCGCCGCCCTGCACGCGGTGGCGCTGCTTGCCGCCGTCCTGGCGGGGCCCGCGCTCGCCCACGAGGGCCACGACCACGGCACCGCACCGCCGCCTGTCTCGAAGACGATCGCTCCGCGCGGCGAGGCGCTGTCCGACGCCTTCGAGCTCGTCGCCATCCCCCGGGACGGCACGCTGACGCTGTTCCTCGACCGCTTCCGGACGAACGAGCCGGTGACCGGCGCCACCATCGAGGTGGAGACGCCCGAGGGGCCCAAGACCGCGGCCGCCACGGATGAGGGCGGCTACGCGCTGCCAGCCCCATGGCTGGCGAAACCCGGTCGGCACGACCTCGTGGCGACTGTCACGGCCGGGGATGCAGTCGACGTGCTTACCGTCGCGGTCACCGTGCCCGATCCCGCCTCACAGGCAACCGCAGCTCCAGCCAAACCGGCGCCGGCGCAGGCGGCCCTGTCGCGTGCCTCCGAGTTCGCCCGCGGGCTCCGGGAGCGACTGACGGCCAAGGACCCGATCCTGGTGGCCGCGGTCGCCGTGGCCTTCCTGCTCGGCGTGCTTGTGACGGCACTCGCGCGCGGTCGCCGCGGCGCGCCGGCGGTGGCGTTGCTCGCCATCGGTATCACCCTCGTCCTCGGCACCGCCGCCTTCGCTCACGGCGACGAGGATCATGGAGCACCCGTGCAGGGGGCCGCCCTGATCGAGCCGCGCGCCCCTGGCTCGTCGGACCTCGCGCAGCGCCTGCCCGACGGCTCCGTCTTCGTGCCGAAGCCGACGCAACGGCTGCTGGTCCTGCGCACCACCATGACCGAGCAGGGAAGCTTCCACCGCTCGGTCGAGCTGCCCGGCCGCATCATCCCCGACCCCAACGCCAGCGGCGTCGTGCAGTCCTCGGTCGGCGGCCGTCTCTCGCCGCCGCCCTCCGGCCTGTTCCCCCGCCTGGGCACGAAGGTGCGCAAGGGCGACGTGCTTGCGACCGTGACGCCGCCCGTGCAGGCGGTCGACGTCTCCGACATGCGGCAGCGCCAGGGCGAGCTCGACCAGCAGATCGCCATCGTCGAGCGCAGGGTCGAGCGCTACAGGAAGCTCGCCACCACCGGCGCGGTCGCCACGACCCAGCTCGACGACGCGGTCGCCGAGCTCAACGGCCTGCACGACCGCCGCGCGGCCCTCGACAAGATCCGGCAGCAGCCCGAAACCCTGGTCGCTCCCGTCGACGGCGTAGTGGCGCAGGCGACCGCGGTGGCCGGCCAGATGGCCGCGCCGGGGGCAATGGTCTTCCAGATCGTCGACCCGAACCGCCTCTGGGTCGAGGCCCTGAGCTTCGACGCCCTGACCGCGGCCCAGAACGCCACGGCGCGGCTCGCCGACGGACGCAGCCTGAAGCTCGCCTACCAGGGCACGGGTCTCGCCGACCGCAACCAGGCCATCCCGGTGCAATTCGCGGTGTCCGGCGACGCCTCCGGCCTGCGGGTCGGCCAGTTCGTCACGGTGCTGGCCGGGACGGACACCGAGCAGTCCGGCTTGGCGCTGCCGCGCGCGGCCGTCGTGCGCACCGGCAACGGGCAGGACGTCGTCTACGAGCACACCACCGCCGAGCGCTTCGAGGCCCGGCCCGTGCGGGTCGAGCCGCTCGACGGCGGCCGCGTGCTGGTCGCCGAGGGGATCGGACCCGGCAAGCGGGTGGTGACCCAGGGCGCCGAGCTCCTCGACCAGGTCCGCTGA
- a CDS encoding cytochrome c biogenesis CcdA family protein translates to MTLEHLVQPLAAGAGGPAALWIAFLAGVLASAVCSCTLPVGLGLASVAGASEAGARRAGLQVAASFFAGIVLSLAVLGSAVGHLGALATEAFGRNWALLMAVVSLAAALLAFWWPRLRTRALTAWRRPGLLGAFAYGVVFSVGTSVAPLLLLLTVAAAEGRSGRGVVLALAFGLGRGLPFLAAGAAGSAITRLARLGVWGRALQLFSGGALLLVSAYYARVYADLL, encoded by the coding sequence GTGACGCTCGAACATCTCGTCCAGCCCCTGGCGGCCGGCGCCGGCGGGCCGGCCGCCCTCTGGATCGCGTTCCTCGCCGGGGTCCTGGCCAGCGCGGTCTGCTCTTGCACCCTCCCAGTCGGGCTCGGCCTGGCCAGCGTCGCCGGGGCCTCGGAGGCAGGGGCCCGACGTGCCGGCCTGCAGGTCGCCGCGTCCTTCTTCGCCGGAATCGTCCTGAGCCTCGCCGTCCTCGGCTCCGCGGTAGGGCATCTCGGCGCGCTCGCGACGGAGGCGTTCGGCCGGAACTGGGCCCTGCTCATGGCCGTCGTCTCGCTTGCGGCGGCGCTTCTCGCCTTCTGGTGGCCGCGTCTGCGCACCCGAGCCCTGACGGCTTGGCGCCGCCCCGGCCTCCTCGGCGCCTTCGCCTACGGCGTGGTGTTCAGCGTCGGCACCTCGGTCGCGCCGCTGCTGCTGCTGCTCACGGTGGCGGCCGCGGAGGGCCGGTCCGGGCGCGGCGTCGTCCTCGCCCTCGCATTCGGCCTCGGTCGGGGCCTGCCCTTCCTCGCCGCGGGTGCGGCCGGGAGCGCGATCACCCGCCTGGCCCGCCTCGGCGTCTGGGGCCGAGCCCTGCAGCTCTTCAGCGGCGGCGCCCTCCTGTTGGTCAGCGCCTACTACGCACGGGTCTACGCGGACCTGCTCTGA
- a CDS encoding heavy-metal-associated domain-containing protein — translation MKVEGWRCAACSASVGSLLEAHPGVRGVDVSFDKGRVRALFDPVTTSEDRLVELIEKRGFRVVARTSA, via the coding sequence TTGAAGGTCGAAGGTTGGCGGTGCGCTGCCTGCTCCGCCTCGGTCGGTTCGCTTTTGGAGGCCCATCCCGGCGTCCGTGGCGTCGATGTCTCCTTCGATAAGGGGCGCGTCCGCGCCCTCTTCGACCCCGTGACCACCAGCGAGGATCGCCTGGTCGAGCTGATCGAGAAGCGCGGCTTCCGGGTCGTGGCCCGGACTTCGGCCTGA
- a CDS encoding MFS transporter, translating to MIPGETEPAEADRERLLRVLAAAAFVIFFQAFMVAPVLPQLAQGFGVSPERVGLIVPAYLIPYGAATLVYGLLADRLGVWRVMAGSLAAFAALTALTATASSVGQLATWRFLTGLGASGVVPLGLVLVGRLFPYERRGRPLGWLFGAMAGGMAFGSTFGALLEPVVGWRGLFLTVGAAGGALLLVLAPTRGIIPSATVTGTRLPDLFRGYRDLLLNPRGRRTYGFVLLNSMFHSGVFTWLGLYFEQRYGLGPVGVGLALLGYGIPGFLLGPVIGRIADRRGRGRLLPVGLLLGAFAAAALTLDAPLLLAAVAVTVLSLGYDMTQPLLAGVVTALGGQRPGQAMGLNVCLLFTGFGLGSLLFGGLLRLGFGTTLALFAAAELALAAAAVRLFRSETPSVEGGRP from the coding sequence ATGATTCCCGGAGAGACGGAACCCGCGGAGGCTGACCGCGAGCGCCTGCTCCGCGTCCTCGCGGCGGCGGCGTTCGTGATCTTCTTCCAGGCGTTCATGGTCGCGCCGGTCCTGCCGCAGTTGGCGCAGGGGTTCGGCGTCTCGCCCGAGCGGGTCGGGCTCATCGTTCCGGCCTACTTGATCCCGTACGGAGCGGCGACGCTGGTCTACGGGCTGCTGGCGGACCGCCTAGGCGTCTGGCGCGTCATGGCTGGCTCCCTGGCCGCCTTCGCGGCGCTCACGGCCCTGACAGCCACGGCGAGCTCGGTCGGGCAACTCGCCACGTGGCGCTTCCTGACCGGTTTGGGGGCGAGCGGGGTCGTCCCCCTCGGCCTCGTTCTCGTCGGCCGGCTCTTCCCCTACGAACGACGGGGGCGCCCCCTGGGATGGCTGTTCGGCGCCATGGCCGGCGGCATGGCCTTCGGGTCGACCTTCGGCGCCCTGCTCGAACCGGTGGTCGGGTGGCGCGGCCTCTTCCTGACCGTCGGCGCCGCCGGGGGGGCGCTCCTGCTCGTCCTCGCGCCGACACGGGGGATCATCCCCAGCGCCACGGTGACCGGGACACGGTTGCCCGACCTGTTCCGCGGCTACCGCGACCTCCTGCTCAACCCACGCGGACGTCGCACCTACGGCTTTGTCCTGCTCAACTCGATGTTCCACTCCGGCGTGTTCACCTGGCTCGGCCTGTACTTCGAGCAGCGATACGGGCTCGGTCCCGTCGGGGTCGGGCTGGCGCTCCTCGGCTATGGCATCCCGGGCTTCCTCCTGGGGCCCGTCATCGGCCGCATCGCGGACCGGCGAGGGCGCGGCCGCCTCCTCCCGGTCGGGCTGCTCCTGGGGGCCTTCGCGGCGGCGGCTCTGACCCTCGACGCGCCGCTTCTCCTGGCGGCGGTGGCGGTGACGGTCCTGTCGCTCGGCTACGACATGACCCAGCCGCTGCTCGCCGGCGTCGTCACGGCACTCGGGGGCCAACGTCCGGGCCAAGCCATGGGGCTCAACGTCTGCCTGCTGTTCACCGGGTTCGGGCTAGGAAGCCTGCTCTTCGGCGGATTGCTCCGTCTCGGGTTCGGTACGACGCTCGCCCTGTTCGCGGCGGCGGAGTTGGCGCTCGCCGCAGC
- a CDS encoding heavy-metal-associated domain-containing protein yields the protein MRFLISSSGAAALAALLLGPVGPVRAQDDTPAMSRRGSDLKVATIPVEGMVCLSCAASIKRAVRKVDGVTDAEIDFVGRTLRVTYAAGRPLLLGRVRTAIAGLGYTPGTPVVAP from the coding sequence ATGAGGTTCCTGATTTCTTCGAGCGGGGCGGCCGCGCTGGCAGCCCTCCTCCTGGGACCGGTCGGGCCGGTGCGGGCCCAGGATGACACGCCGGCCATGTCACGCCGCGGCTCCGACCTGAAGGTCGCGACCATCCCGGTGGAAGGCATGGTCTGCCTCTCCTGCGCCGCCTCCATCAAGCGGGCGGTCCGGAAGGTGGACGGCGTGACCGACGCGGAGATCGATTTCGTCGGCCGCACGCTTCGCGTCACTTACGCCGCCGGCCGGCCCCTCCTGCTCGGTCGCGTGCGGACGGCCATCGCGGGCCTTGGCTACACCCCCGGCACTCCCGTGGTGGCGCCGTGA
- a CDS encoding efflux RND transporter permease subunit has translation MFTFLVSQSVRNRLLVLALATVLVLFGAFTATKLPVDVFPDLNKPTVTIMTEAEGYAPQEVEQLVTYPIETRMNGLPGVTRVRSVSGVGLSITYVEFDWGTDIYRNRQQVAERLALVQDQLPRGVTPVMGPISSIMGQILLVAVTSETATPMQVREVADFTIRPRLLTIPGVAQVIPIGGEVRQFRVSPNPAAMRALGVSNAQLETALAQFGTNAGGGFTDQHSREYLIRNIGRTMSLDDLRNLVVATVAETPVHLRQVAEVSFAARTKRGDAGYMAKPAVIVSVEKQPDVDTVQLTRSIAMALKEMSPTLPSGIRADQVLFRQADFIETSIRNVERVLFEAVLVVAVVLFAFLLNVRTTAISLLAIPVSVLTTAVVFHLFGLSINTMTLGGLAIAIGELVDDAVVDVENIYRRLGENRRAGNPKSVFQVVVEASNEVRSGIVYATLIIILVFVPLFALSGIEGRLFAPLGQAYIISILASLLTSITLTPVLASLLLPGLRNLEEHDSRFLKLLKRGNAALLRVAFRHKGLLVGTVAAAVVAAGVAAWNLPRAFLPPFNEGSFTVNMTFNPGISLAESNRVGLIAEKLLLDIPGVKAVGRRTGRAELDEHAEGVHSSEIEVALDEGAKRPKEALVADIRGRLAALPVAVNVGQPISHRLDHMLSGVRAEIALKVFGEDLDALRRVANSLRDRMAAIPGLVDLQVERQVRIPQLEVRVDYTRAALYGVQPAAVVEQISRLSNGRVVSTVVDGVRRFDVVLRLSENRRTTTGLGDLLLETPSGWVPARQVADIRETDGPNQILRENARRRIVVQANTNGESDMATIVAAIREAVAKEPLPPGFFTSLEGTFQAQEEASRTIAALSALSLALVFAILYSRYRSPALALIIMGNVPLALIGSVAALWLVGQPLSVASMIGFITLTGIAARNGILKISHYLNLSLHEGVPFGPDLVVRGSLERLTPVLMTALSAGVALVPLLYDAASPGKEILHPVAVTIFGGLVSATLLDTFLTPVLFLRFGRKPLERLRALHAEAPAHPSPDGARPRPAEAY, from the coding sequence ATGTTCACCTTCCTCGTCAGCCAGTCGGTCCGCAACCGCCTGCTCGTCCTCGCCTTGGCCACGGTGCTGGTGCTCTTCGGCGCCTTCACCGCGACCAAGCTGCCGGTCGACGTCTTCCCCGACCTGAACAAGCCGACCGTCACCATCATGACGGAGGCGGAGGGCTACGCCCCCCAGGAGGTCGAGCAGCTCGTCACCTATCCCATCGAGACCCGGATGAACGGGCTGCCCGGCGTGACCCGGGTGCGCTCGGTCTCGGGCGTGGGCCTGTCCATCACCTACGTCGAGTTCGACTGGGGCACCGACATCTACCGCAACCGCCAGCAGGTCGCCGAGCGGCTCGCCCTGGTGCAGGACCAGCTGCCGCGGGGCGTGACCCCGGTGATGGGCCCCATCTCCTCCATCATGGGGCAGATACTGCTGGTGGCGGTGACCAGCGAGACCGCGACCCCGATGCAGGTGCGCGAGGTCGCCGACTTCACCATCCGGCCGCGGCTCCTCACCATCCCGGGCGTGGCGCAGGTCATCCCCATCGGGGGCGAGGTGCGCCAGTTCCGGGTCAGCCCGAACCCGGCCGCCATGCGCGCGCTCGGGGTGTCGAACGCCCAGCTTGAGACGGCGCTGGCGCAGTTCGGCACCAATGCCGGCGGCGGCTTCACCGACCAGCATTCCCGCGAGTACCTCATCCGGAACATCGGCCGGACCATGAGCCTCGACGACCTGCGCAACCTCGTGGTCGCGACGGTCGCCGAGACGCCGGTCCACTTGCGCCAGGTGGCCGAGGTCTCCTTCGCCGCACGGACGAAGCGCGGCGACGCCGGCTACATGGCCAAGCCCGCGGTCATCGTCTCGGTCGAGAAGCAGCCCGACGTCGACACCGTGCAGCTGACCCGCAGCATCGCGATGGCCCTGAAGGAGATGTCGCCGACCCTGCCATCCGGCATCCGGGCCGACCAGGTCCTGTTCCGCCAAGCCGACTTCATCGAGACCTCGATCCGCAACGTCGAGCGCGTCCTCTTCGAGGCCGTGCTGGTGGTGGCGGTGGTGCTGTTCGCCTTCCTGCTGAACGTGCGCACCACGGCCATCTCGCTGCTCGCCATCCCAGTCTCGGTGCTGACGACCGCCGTGGTGTTCCACCTGTTCGGCCTGTCGATCAACACGATGACGCTGGGCGGTCTCGCCATCGCCATCGGCGAGCTCGTCGACGACGCGGTCGTGGACGTGGAGAACATCTACCGGCGGCTCGGCGAGAACCGGCGGGCCGGCAACCCGAAGAGCGTGTTCCAGGTGGTGGTCGAGGCCTCGAACGAGGTCCGCTCCGGCATCGTCTACGCGACGCTGATCATCATCCTGGTGTTCGTGCCGCTCTTCGCGCTGTCCGGCATCGAGGGCCGGCTCTTCGCGCCCCTGGGGCAGGCCTACATCATCTCGATCCTGGCGAGCCTGCTCACCTCGATCACCCTGACCCCGGTGCTGGCCTCGCTCCTGCTGCCGGGGCTCAGGAACCTGGAGGAGCACGACAGCCGCTTCCTCAAGCTGCTCAAGCGCGGCAACGCCGCCCTGCTGCGGGTCGCCTTCCGCCACAAGGGCCTGCTGGTCGGCACCGTCGCGGCGGCGGTGGTGGCCGCGGGCGTGGCCGCCTGGAACCTGCCCCGGGCCTTCCTGCCGCCGTTCAACGAGGGCTCGTTCACGGTCAACATGACCTTCAACCCGGGGATCTCGCTGGCCGAGAGCAACCGGGTCGGGCTGATCGCCGAGAAGCTGCTCTTGGACATCCCGGGCGTGAAGGCGGTCGGCCGCCGAACCGGCCGGGCCGAGCTCGACGAGCACGCCGAGGGCGTCCACTCGTCCGAGATCGAGGTGGCGCTCGACGAAGGCGCCAAGCGTCCGAAGGAGGCGCTCGTCGCCGACATCCGCGGGCGCCTCGCGGCCCTGCCGGTGGCCGTCAACGTCGGCCAGCCGATCTCGCACCGGCTCGACCACATGCTCTCGGGCGTGCGGGCCGAGATCGCGCTCAAGGTGTTCGGCGAGGACCTTGACGCCCTTCGTCGGGTCGCCAACTCCCTGCGCGACCGGATGGCCGCGATCCCGGGGCTCGTCGACCTTCAGGTCGAGCGGCAGGTCCGCATCCCGCAGCTTGAGGTTCGGGTCGATTACACCCGGGCGGCCCTCTACGGCGTGCAGCCGGCCGCCGTCGTCGAGCAGATCAGCCGCCTCTCGAACGGGCGGGTGGTCTCGACCGTGGTCGACGGCGTGCGCCGCTTCGACGTGGTGCTGCGCCTCTCCGAGAACCGCCGGACCACCACGGGCCTCGGCGACCTGCTGCTGGAGACGCCCTCGGGCTGGGTTCCGGCGCGCCAGGTGGCCGACATCCGCGAGACCGACGGGCCGAACCAGATCCTGCGCGAGAACGCCCGCCGCCGCATCGTCGTCCAGGCCAACACCAACGGCGAGAGCGACATGGCCACCATCGTGGCGGCCATCCGCGAGGCCGTGGCGAAGGAGCCGCTGCCGCCCGGCTTCTTCACCAGCCTGGAGGGCACCTTCCAGGCGCAGGAGGAGGCGAGCCGGACCATCGCGGCGCTCTCGGCGCTGTCCTTGGCCCTGGTCTTCGCCATCCTCTACAGCCGATACCGCTCGCCCGCGCTGGCGCTCATCATCATGGGCAACGTGCCGCTCGCCCTGATCGGCTCGGTGGCGGCGCTGTGGCTCGTCGGGCAGCCGCTGTCCGTGGCGTCGATGATCGGCTTCATCACGCTGACCGGCATCGCCGCGCGCAACGGCATCCTGAAGATCAGCCACTACCTGAACCTGTCGTTGCATGAGGGCGTGCCGTTCGGCCCCGACCTCGTGGTGCGCGGCAGCCTGGAGCGGCTGACCCCGGTACTGATGACGGCGCTCTCGGCCGGCGTGGCCCTGGTACCGCTGCTCTACGACGCGGCGAGCCCGGGCAAGGAGATCCTGCACCCGGTCGCGGTCACGATCTTCGGCGGCCTCGTCAGTGCGACGCTGCTCGACACCTTCCTCACCCCCGTCCTGTTCCTGCGCTTCGGACGCAAGCCGCTTGAGCGGCTGCGCGCCCTCCACGCCGAGGCGCCGGCCCACCCATCCCCGGACGGAGCGCGCCCGCGCCCGGCCGAGGCCTACTGA
- a CDS encoding heavy-metal-associated domain-containing protein has protein sequence MSDETASLTEVIFSVPGMMCDGCAETVHDVLTAVPGVRQAKPSTWRKRVAVRFEPSRVGPAEIRSALAKGGFDAVEVQA, from the coding sequence ATGAGTGACGAAACCGCCTCCCTGACGGAGGTCATCTTCTCCGTGCCGGGTATGATGTGCGACGGCTGCGCCGAGACGGTCCATGACGTACTGACGGCCGTGCCGGGGGTCCGCCAGGCAAAGCCCAGCACCTGGCGCAAGCGCGTCGCCGTTCGCTTCGAGCCGTCCCGCGTCGGACCTGCGGAGATCCGGTCGGCGCTCGCCAAGGGCGGGTTCGACGCCGTCGAGGTGCAAGCATGA
- a CDS encoding heavy metal translocating P-type ATPase, with translation MAAAALDTDLSLWSEEPASRPDRARIRARIGGLHCSLCTGTIEKALGSQPGVDKVAVSLTHEQALVEYDPAVARPAKLLGILRDIGYTISDPRKVRPYEEEERDLVRESRRFVVAVALSVASIPIIADPTLGWIGFLPALVCLSLGAMVFLVLRKTSLLAAAASTAGLAVLALGLLYLNLQGYLAASAPWLVAALAVVLVFGVGRHILHMAVQALRRGILNQHVLLEIGAFAGMLGGVIGLVLDRPDYPTAPFFAVSVMVATYHIFSEWLSLIVKTRSSQAVKRLLDLQPETARVVRDGQERDVPLEAVAVGDLVRIRPGERVPVDGTVAGGRSAVDQALVTGEPIPVERAEGDAVIGGSINGTGTLLVRVTAVGAGSFLQKVVREVEDARALKPGLLHLVDRVLQVYTPTVLVVAALAFVGWLAGSWLAGGEPDIERAVFAGLSVLVMGYPCAVGISAPLSIVRGAGEAAEHGILMRTGEAFQGYRLVDTVVLDKTGTLTEGRPAVREVEAFSGSEADLVALAAAAEASSEHPLAQAVVKAAFTRGAVPPDVISFEAIPGKGVVAQTVAGEVLVGSPAFLAGRGVDLSSAAARTQDLEGAGRTVIMVGRDRRLLGLLALDDSLRSDAAQAVAALRAEGLRTVLLTGDNERAARRIAAEAGIDEVHAGVLPDGKAETVRRLQATSKVAMVGDGINDAPALMQADVGIAMGGGTDIAIEAADIIILSNRLAALPLARRISRRSYAKMLQNVWLAFAFNGLGIPVAATGLINPIWAMVAMAVSVTAIFLNSLWGQPGLFLGAITSVGSLPATNGLAIEGGRR, from the coding sequence ATGGCCGCAGCGGCACTCGACACCGACCTTTCCCTCTGGAGCGAGGAGCCGGCGAGCCGGCCCGACCGGGCACGCATCCGCGCCCGGATCGGCGGCCTGCACTGTTCGCTCTGCACCGGCACCATCGAGAAGGCGCTGGGTAGCCAGCCGGGCGTCGACAAGGTGGCGGTCAGCCTGACCCACGAGCAGGCCCTCGTCGAGTACGACCCGGCGGTCGCGCGGCCGGCGAAGCTTCTGGGGATCCTGCGCGACATCGGCTACACCATCTCCGATCCGCGCAAGGTCCGGCCCTACGAGGAGGAGGAGCGCGATCTCGTGCGCGAGAGCCGCCGCTTCGTCGTGGCGGTCGCCCTAAGCGTCGCCTCAATTCCCATCATCGCGGACCCCACCCTCGGCTGGATCGGCTTCCTGCCCGCCCTGGTCTGCCTCAGCCTCGGCGCGATGGTCTTCCTCGTCCTGCGGAAGACCAGCCTCCTCGCCGCGGCGGCCAGCACCGCCGGTCTCGCAGTCCTGGCACTCGGCCTGCTCTACCTGAACCTCCAAGGCTACCTCGCGGCCTCCGCTCCCTGGCTCGTGGCCGCGCTCGCGGTCGTGCTCGTCTTCGGGGTCGGGCGCCACATCCTGCACATGGCCGTCCAGGCCCTCCGCCGCGGCATCCTGAACCAGCACGTGCTGCTGGAGATCGGCGCCTTCGCAGGCATGCTCGGCGGCGTCATCGGGCTGGTCCTCGACCGGCCGGACTACCCGACTGCGCCGTTCTTCGCCGTCTCGGTCATGGTCGCGACCTACCACATCTTCTCCGAGTGGCTGTCGCTCATCGTCAAGACGCGCAGCTCCCAGGCCGTGAAGCGCCTCCTCGACCTCCAGCCGGAGACCGCCCGCGTGGTCCGGGACGGCCAGGAGCGGGATGTGCCACTGGAAGCCGTCGCGGTCGGCGACCTCGTCCGCATTCGCCCCGGGGAGCGGGTGCCCGTCGATGGCACAGTCGCGGGCGGCCGCTCCGCCGTCGACCAGGCCCTCGTCACCGGTGAGCCAATTCCGGTCGAGCGCGCTGAGGGCGACGCCGTCATCGGCGGCTCGATCAATGGCACCGGCACCCTGCTGGTCCGGGTGACCGCAGTGGGAGCCGGCAGCTTCCTGCAGAAGGTGGTGCGCGAGGTCGAGGACGCCCGCGCCCTCAAGCCCGGCCTGCTCCACCTCGTCGACCGCGTCCTGCAGGTCTACACTCCGACCGTGCTCGTGGTGGCCGCGCTGGCCTTCGTCGGCTGGCTCGCCGGTTCGTGGTTGGCCGGCGGTGAACCCGACATCGAGCGGGCCGTGTTCGCGGGCCTGAGCGTCCTAGTCATGGGCTATCCCTGCGCCGTCGGCATTTCGGCACCGCTCTCCATCGTGCGGGGGGCCGGCGAAGCCGCCGAGCACGGCATCCTGATGCGGACCGGCGAGGCCTTCCAGGGCTATCGCCTCGTCGACACCGTCGTCCTCGACAAGACCGGGACCCTCACCGAGGGTCGGCCCGCGGTCCGCGAAGTCGAGGCGTTCTCCGGGAGCGAGGCCGATCTCGTCGCCCTTGCCGCCGCGGCCGAGGCCTCGTCCGAGCACCCACTCGCGCAGGCAGTGGTCAAGGCCGCGTTCACGCGCGGCGCCGTGCCCCCGGACGTGATCTCGTTCGAGGCCATCCCGGGCAAGGGCGTCGTCGCCCAGACCGTGGCGGGCGAGGTCCTGGTCGGCAGCCCGGCGTTCCTGGCAGGCCGTGGCGTCGACCTATCGTCCGCGGCGGCCCGCACCCAGGACCTGGAGGGGGCCGGGCGCACCGTCATCATGGTCGGCCGGGACCGTCGCCTGCTGGGCCTGCTCGCGCTTGACGACAGCCTACGGTCCGACGCGGCGCAGGCGGTTGCGGCGTTGCGGGCTGAGGGCCTGCGGACGGTCCTACTCACCGGTGACAACGAGCGGGCTGCCCGCCGGATCGCCGCCGAGGCGGGCATCGACGAGGTCCACGCGGGGGTACTGCCCGACGGCAAGGCGGAGACCGTGCGGCGCCTGCAAGCGACGTCCAAGGTCGCGATGGTCGGCGACGGCATCAACGATGCGCCCGCCCTGATGCAGGCCGACGTCGGCATCGCCATGGGCGGGGGCACCGACATCGCCATCGAGGCCGCCGACATCATTATCCTGTCGAACCGCCTGGCCGCGCTGCCGCTCGCCCGCCGCATCAGCCGGCGCAGCTACGCCAAGATGCTCCAGAACGTGTGGCTGGCCTTCGCCTTCAACGGCCTCGGCATACCGGTGGCCGCGACCGGGCTCATCAACCCGATCTGGGCCATGGTCGCCATGGCGGTCAGCGTCACCGCGATCTTTCTCAATTCCCTCTGGGGCCAGCCCGGACTGTTCCTGGGTGCGATTACGAGCGTCGGCAGCCTGCCCGCCACGAACGGGCTCGCCATCGAAGGAGGTCGGCGATGA